From the genome of Paracoccus seriniphilus, one region includes:
- the ppk2 gene encoding polyphosphate kinase 2 — protein MSMPLVGQISDYLQNGAPKEIRETIEKAGKNEILDRSYPYRQQMDKDEYQSRMENLQLQLVRMTHGVKTTGRRVVVLFEGRDAAGKGGTIERVRQNLNPRSCYIVALPKPTERETTQWYFQRYVARLPAGGEIALFDRSWYNRGVVERVFGFSSGPQRSAFFRQLPNFEQTLVDDNITLVKLWLNVGRAEQLIRFLAREKDPLKQWKLSNVDVEGLAKWDEYSEAIHDTLHLSHSPISPWTVIRSDDKRRARIAAIQTILHAVDFPGKDSAMIGTVDKMIAGGPEMLDA, from the coding sequence ATGAGCATGCCTCTGGTGGGCCAGATCAGCGACTATCTGCAGAACGGTGCGCCCAAGGAGATCCGCGAAACCATCGAGAAGGCCGGCAAGAACGAGATCCTGGATCGGAGCTACCCCTATCGGCAGCAGATGGACAAGGACGAATATCAGTCCCGGATGGAGAACCTGCAGCTTCAGCTGGTCCGCATGACACATGGTGTGAAAACCACCGGGCGACGTGTCGTGGTTCTGTTCGAAGGCCGCGATGCCGCCGGCAAGGGCGGCACGATCGAACGTGTGCGCCAGAACCTCAACCCCCGGTCATGCTATATCGTCGCCCTGCCCAAACCGACCGAACGCGAGACGACCCAGTGGTATTTCCAGCGCTATGTTGCCCGCCTGCCTGCCGGCGGAGAGATCGCCCTGTTCGACCGCAGCTGGTACAACCGCGGCGTCGTCGAACGGGTCTTCGGTTTCTCAAGCGGTCCGCAGCGCAGCGCCTTTTTCCGGCAACTGCCGAATTTTGAACAGACATTGGTTGATGACAACATCACGCTGGTCAAGCTGTGGCTGAATGTCGGTCGGGCCGAACAACTGATCCGCTTTCTGGCGCGCGAAAAGGACCCGCTGAAACAATGGAAGCTGTCGAATGTCGATGTCGAAGGGCTGGCCAAATGGGATGAATACAGCGAGGCCATCCACGACACGCTGCATCTGTCGCATTCGCCGATTTCACCCTGGACGGTGATCCGTTCCGACGACAAGCGCCGCGCCCGGATCGCCGCGATTCAGACCATCCTGCATGCGGTCGATTTTCCCGGCAAGGACAGCGCCATGATCGGGACCGTCGACAAGATGATTGCCGGCGGCCCGGAAATGCTGGACGCCTGA
- a CDS encoding ABC transporter substrate-binding protein, with protein MRLMTTTFLAAGLALPAFAADPELTVFDWAGFEEPEIFQGYIDKHGDSPTFAFYGDDDEAFQKLASGFKADVVHPCSQMVGKYRDAGLIEPWDVSRIPAFDTLDPKFLASEVFKDDDGVWYIPTDWGATAIAYNTETVPQEDVSTLQVFVDPKYQGRTSLPDSSDDVWALAYLATGTTDWTAVTDEQFDAAAEWLRQAHQNVAAYWADPSEQAQLMASGAVDIAWSWNDGVVYLQEDNYPVGFERAPKEGSSTFFCGFVNLKDAPGSEDKAYDFINAWLEPSAGKALLDAIGYGHTSTEAMATVADEQAVKDGLSETNAPILSQTPNSPEQRERQLAEFEKIKAGF; from the coding sequence ATGCGTTTGATGACGACAACATTTCTTGCCGCCGGTCTGGCGCTGCCCGCATTCGCTGCAGATCCGGAACTGACAGTTTTTGACTGGGCAGGTTTCGAGGAGCCCGAGATCTTTCAGGGCTATATCGACAAACATGGCGACAGCCCGACCTTCGCCTTTTACGGCGACGATGATGAAGCATTCCAGAAGCTTGCCTCGGGCTTCAAGGCGGATGTGGTTCACCCCTGCAGCCAGATGGTCGGCAAATATCGCGACGCCGGCCTGATAGAACCATGGGATGTGTCGAGGATCCCGGCCTTTGACACGCTGGATCCGAAATTCCTGGCATCCGAAGTGTTCAAGGATGATGACGGCGTCTGGTATATTCCCACAGACTGGGGCGCAACGGCCATCGCCTATAACACCGAGACCGTGCCGCAGGAGGACGTTTCAACCCTGCAGGTCTTCGTCGATCCCAAATATCAGGGCCGCACTTCTTTGCCCGACAGTTCTGATGATGTCTGGGCGCTGGCCTATCTGGCGACCGGCACCACGGATTGGACCGCAGTCACCGACGAGCAATTCGATGCGGCCGCCGAATGGCTGCGCCAGGCCCATCAGAATGTCGCGGCCTATTGGGCAGATCCGTCGGAACAAGCGCAGCTGATGGCTTCGGGTGCCGTGGATATCGCCTGGTCCTGGAATGACGGCGTGGTCTATCTGCAAGAGGACAACTATCCGGTCGGCTTTGAACGGGCCCCGAAAGAGGGTTCCTCGACCTTCTTCTGCGGTTTCGTCAATCTGAAGGACGCCCCTGGCAGCGAAGACAAGGCCTATGACTTCATCAATGCCTGGTTGGAGCCCTCGGCAGGCAAGGCGCTGCTTGATGCCATCGGCTATGGCCACACATCGACCGAAGCCATGGCGACGGTGGCAGACGAGCAGGCGGTGAAGGACGGGTTGTCGGAAACCAATGCGCCAATCCTGTCGCAGACACCGAATTCACCCGAACAGCGCGAAAGACAGCTGGCCGAGTTCGAAAAGATCAAGGCTGGTTTCTGA
- a CDS encoding Rieske (2Fe-2S) protein has translation MSWTDYSSAPAPGTRLCLAEEVNEPAALTVETEKGSFPLLIMRRGDGFRAYVNACPHQFLPLNYRGDRILSADGTKLLCTAHGARFDIDTGAVVEGADCGLEPVPIEVVDGAIHIARDDAA, from the coding sequence ATGAGTTGGACCGATTATTCCTCGGCGCCTGCGCCGGGCACCCGGCTTTGCCTGGCCGAAGAGGTCAACGAACCGGCAGCCCTGACCGTGGAAACGGAAAAGGGCAGCTTTCCCCTGTTGATCATGCGGCGCGGTGACGGCTTTCGGGCTTATGTGAATGCCTGCCCCCATCAGTTCCTGCCGCTGAATTATCGCGGCGACCGGATCCTGTCGGCGGATGGCACGAAGTTGCTTTGCACTGCCCATGGCGCGCGGTTCGACATCGACACCGGCGCGGTCGTCGAAGGGGCGGATTGCGGCTTGGAGCCGGTGCCGATCGAAGTGGTCGATGGCGCGATCCATATTGCCCGTGATGACGCGGCCTGA
- the hppD gene encoding 4-hydroxyphenylpyruvate dioxygenase: MGPFPHDAPKATISASNPAGTDGFEFVEFAHPQPEILDRIFRQMGFTPVARHRTKNITLYRQGDINYLLNAEADSHAAEFVRDHGPCAPSMAWRVVDAQAALKRALDLGATEYTGSGKSLDVPAVYGIGGSLLYFVDTYGEDGSAYEANFDWLGEVNPRPEGFGFYYLDHLTHNVIRGNMDTWYKFYHDTFNFREIKYFDIKGKQTGLVSRALTSPDGKIRIPINESTDDHSQIEEYLREYKGEGIQHIAIASEDIYAGTDRIADAGMEFMPGPPDTYYEMSHKRVKGHQEPIDRMKRRGILIDGEGVVGGGETRILLQIFSKTVIGPIFFEFIQRKGDDGFGEGNFRALFESIEEDQIRRGVLDATPAE; the protein is encoded by the coding sequence ATGGGACCATTTCCTCATGACGCCCCCAAGGCGACTATCAGCGCATCCAACCCGGCGGGCACCGATGGTTTCGAATTCGTGGAATTTGCCCATCCCCAGCCCGAGATTCTGGACAGGATCTTTCGGCAGATGGGGTTCACCCCCGTTGCCAGACACAGGACCAAGAACATCACCCTGTATCGCCAGGGAGACATCAACTATCTGCTGAACGCCGAAGCCGACAGCCACGCGGCGGAATTCGTCCGCGATCACGGCCCCTGTGCGCCTTCGATGGCATGGCGGGTCGTTGATGCACAGGCCGCGCTGAAGCGCGCGCTGGATCTGGGCGCGACCGAATATACCGGCAGCGGCAAATCCCTGGATGTGCCGGCGGTCTATGGCATCGGTGGCTCGCTGCTGTATTTCGTCGATACCTACGGCGAGGACGGCAGCGCCTATGAAGCCAATTTCGACTGGCTGGGCGAGGTCAATCCGCGCCCCGAGGGTTTCGGTTTCTATTACCTCGATCACCTGACCCACAACGTGATCCGCGGCAATATGGACACCTGGTACAAATTCTACCACGACACGTTCAATTTCCGCGAAATCAAGTATTTCGACATCAAGGGCAAACAGACCGGCCTGGTCAGTCGTGCCTTGACCTCGCCCGATGGCAAGATCCGGATTCCGATCAATGAATCCACCGATGATCACAGCCAGATCGAGGAATATCTGCGTGAATACAAGGGCGAGGGAATCCAGCATATCGCCATTGCGTCGGAAGATATCTATGCGGGCACGGACAGGATTGCCGATGCCGGTATGGAATTCATGCCCGGACCGCCCGACACCTATTACGAAATGTCGCACAAGCGCGTCAAAGGACATCAAGAGCCGATCGACCGCATGAAGCGGCGAGGCATCCTGATCGATGGCGAAGGCGTCGTCGGCGGCGGAGAGACCCGAATCCTGCTGCAGATCTTCTCGAAAACCGTGATCGGGCCGATCTTCTTCGAATTCATCCAGCGCAAGGGGGACGACGGCTTTGGCGAGGGTAATTTCCGCGCCCTGTTCGAATCGATCGAGGAAGACCAGATCCGCCGTGGCGTTCTTGACGCCACCCCGGCCGAATGA
- a CDS encoding Lrp/AsnC family transcriptional regulator: protein MELDSYDIALLAALQKDGSMTNAALAEIVNLSPSQCSRRRGALEQAGVIEGYSARLSAAKLGYGLRAVIRVNLSSHGQGKESDFARFVTAQPLIRSAFSVSGDADYVLDVRARDLDAFADFVHRHLLPHPQVSQVRSEIVLKTLKDERGVSLG from the coding sequence ATGGAACTGGACAGCTATGATATCGCGTTGCTTGCCGCATTGCAGAAAGACGGATCCATGACCAATGCGGCGCTGGCCGAGATCGTCAATCTCTCGCCATCGCAATGCTCTCGCCGTCGCGGCGCGCTGGAACAGGCGGGCGTGATCGAAGGGTATTCGGCCCGCCTCAGCGCTGCCAAACTGGGCTATGGGCTGCGGGCGGTGATCCGGGTGAACCTGTCCAGCCATGGACAGGGCAAGGAAAGCGATTTCGCGCGATTTGTCACCGCACAGCCGCTGATCCGTTCGGCCTTTTCAGTTTCGGGCGATGCGGATTATGTGCTGGATGTGCGTGCACGCGATCTGGATGCCTTTGCCGATTTCGTGCATCGCCATCTGCTGCCCCATCCGCAGGTGTCGCAGGTTCGCTCGGAAATCGTGCTCAAGACGCTCAAGGATGAAAGGGGCGTCTCGCTCGGCTAG
- a CDS encoding homocysteine S-methyltransferase family protein, with translation MTGKLPLSPAFAALNRAASERILILDGAMGTQIQQLGLDEDDYTGHASGHVCRHHTDHPQKGNNDLLILTQPEAVEDIHYRYAMAGADIVETNTFSSTTIAQADYALENAVHDLNVEGARIVRRALDRATAKDGRPRWVAGALGPTNRTASISPDVNNPGYRAVTFDDLRQAYLQQANGLIEGGADILLIETIFDTLNAKAAIFACMQAMETHGQRLPLMISGTITDASGRTLSGQTPTAFWHSVRHAQPWTVGLNCALGAEAMRPHLAELSGVADTLICAYPNAGLPNAFGQYDEGPDDTARQIAGFARDGLVNVVGGCCGTTPEHISAIAEAVAEFSPRKVPEYA, from the coding sequence ATGACCGGCAAGCTTCCACTCTCACCCGCTTTCGCAGCGCTGAACCGCGCTGCCTCTGAACGCATTCTGATTCTGGATGGGGCGATGGGCACCCAGATCCAGCAGCTTGGGCTGGATGAGGATGACTATACCGGTCACGCCTCGGGCCATGTCTGCCGCCATCACACGGATCATCCGCAAAAGGGCAACAACGACCTGTTGATCCTGACCCAGCCCGAGGCGGTCGAGGATATCCATTATCGCTATGCCATGGCTGGCGCGGATATCGTGGAAACCAACACCTTTTCCTCGACCACGATCGCACAGGCGGATTACGCGCTGGAAAATGCCGTGCATGATCTGAATGTCGAGGGTGCGCGCATCGTGCGCCGGGCGCTGGACCGTGCCACCGCCAAGGACGGGCGCCCACGCTGGGTTGCCGGCGCCCTGGGACCGACCAACCGCACCGCATCGATCAGCCCGGACGTGAACAATCCGGGCTATCGTGCCGTGACCTTTGACGATTTGCGTCAGGCCTATCTGCAGCAGGCCAACGGTTTGATCGAAGGTGGTGCCGATATCCTGCTGATCGAGACAATCTTCGACACGCTGAATGCCAAGGCCGCGATCTTTGCCTGCATGCAGGCGATGGAGACGCATGGCCAACGCCTGCCGCTGATGATTTCGGGCACGATCACCGATGCTTCTGGGCGCACCCTGTCGGGGCAGACGCCGACGGCCTTCTGGCATTCCGTGCGGCATGCCCAGCCCTGGACGGTCGGGCTGAATTGCGCCCTTGGGGCCGAGGCGATGCGCCCGCATCTGGCGGAACTCTCCGGCGTGGCCGATACGCTGATCTGCGCCTATCCCAATGCCGGCCTGCCCAATGCCTTTGGCCAATATGACGAAGGACCCGATGACACTGCGCGCCAGATCGCCGGTTTCGCCCGCGACGGATTGGTCAATGTGGTCGGCGGCTGCTGCGGCACCACCCCCGAACATATCAGCGCCATTGCCGAGGCGGTGGCCGAATTTTCTCCGAGAAAGGTCCCCGAATATGCCTGA
- the metH gene encoding methionine synthase, with protein sequence MPDRQLRLSGLEPFVLTPDIPFVNVGERTNVTGSARFRKLIKNRDYATALEVARDQVENGAQIIDINMDEGLIDSKAAMVEFLNLLAAEPDIARVPIMLDSSKWEVIEAGLQCVQGKPVVNSISMKEGEEQFRHHARLCLAYGAAVVVMAFDEQGQADTCARKIEICARAYRILVDEVGFPPEDIIFDPNIFAVATGIEEHDNYGVDFIEATRWIRQNLPHAHVSGGVSNLSFSFRGNEPVREAMHAVFLYHAIQAGMDMGIVNAGQLAVYDQIDPDLRDACEDVVLNRQPESGGTATERLLEIAERFRGDGGAQRREKDLTWREWPIEKRLEHALVNGITEYIDADTEEARLSAERPLHVIEGPLMAGMNVVGDLFGAGKMFLPQVVKSARVMKQAVAVLLPYMEEEKRLNGGTERETAGKVLMATVKGDVHDIGKNIVGVVLACNNYEVIDLGVMVPPQKILEVARAEKVDVIGLSGLITPSLDEMVHLANEMEREGFEIPLLIGGATTSKIHTAVKIAPRYSKGPAVYVTDASRAVGVVSALLSPAQQQSYVAGIRDDYAQVAERHERSEAAKTRLSLQAARDNALKLDWTGFEARTPGFTGTHVVDDWDLAEIARYIDWTPFFQTWELKGVYPRILEDEKQGEAARSLYHDAQQMLARIIAEKWFQPRAVVGFWPANSAGDDIRLFTGEDRQQELATLHTLRQQVSKRGGRPNVALSDFVAPEGHRDYVGGFVVTSGPEEQEIAARYERANDDYGAIMVKALSDRIAEAMAEMLHERVRKEYWGYGADETYAPDELIKEPYAGIRPAPGYPAQPDHTEKLTLFRLLEAEKHTGVELTESMAMWPGSSVSGLYIGHPESYYFGVAKIEEDQARDYAARKGMDLAEVERWLAPVLNYVRKENAA encoded by the coding sequence ATGCCTGACCGCCAGTTGCGCCTATCCGGCCTGGAGCCCTTTGTCCTGACGCCCGACATCCCTTTCGTGAATGTCGGGGAACGCACCAATGTCACCGGCAGCGCCCGCTTTCGCAAGTTGATCAAGAATCGTGACTATGCCACCGCATTAGAGGTCGCCCGCGATCAGGTGGAAAACGGCGCCCAGATCATCGACATCAACATGGATGAAGGGCTGATCGATTCCAAAGCCGCCATGGTCGAATTCCTGAACCTGCTGGCGGCCGAGCCGGATATCGCCCGCGTGCCGATCATGCTCGACAGCTCGAAATGGGAAGTGATCGAGGCCGGTCTGCAATGCGTTCAGGGCAAGCCGGTCGTCAATTCGATCAGCATGAAAGAAGGCGAAGAGCAGTTCCGCCATCACGCCCGGCTTTGCCTGGCCTATGGCGCGGCGGTTGTGGTCATGGCCTTTGACGAACAGGGTCAGGCCGACACATGCGCACGCAAGATCGAAATCTGCGCCCGCGCCTATCGCATTCTGGTCGATGAGGTCGGCTTCCCGCCCGAAGACATCATCTTTGATCCCAATATCTTCGCCGTGGCGACGGGAATCGAGGAGCATGACAATTACGGCGTCGATTTCATCGAGGCCACCCGCTGGATCCGCCAGAACCTGCCCCATGCCCATGTCTCGGGTGGCGTGTCGAACCTGTCTTTCAGCTTTCGCGGCAATGAACCCGTGCGCGAGGCGATGCATGCGGTGTTCCTGTATCACGCCATTCAGGCGGGCATGGATATGGGCATCGTCAATGCCGGTCAGTTGGCTGTCTACGACCAGATTGATCCCGATCTGCGCGACGCCTGCGAGGATGTGGTTCTGAACCGCCAGCCCGAATCGGGCGGCACCGCAACCGAACGCCTGCTGGAGATCGCCGAACGTTTCCGTGGCGATGGCGGGGCACAACGGCGCGAGAAGGATCTGACATGGCGTGAATGGCCGATCGAAAAACGGCTGGAACATGCGCTGGTCAATGGCATCACCGAATATATCGATGCCGATACCGAGGAAGCCCGCCTTTCAGCCGAGCGCCCTCTGCATGTGATCGAAGGCCCGTTGATGGCGGGAATGAATGTCGTGGGCGATCTGTTCGGCGCGGGCAAGATGTTCCTGCCGCAGGTGGTGAAATCGGCACGGGTGATGAAACAGGCCGTGGCAGTTCTTCTTCCCTATATGGAAGAAGAGAAACGCCTGAATGGCGGGACCGAACGTGAGACCGCGGGCAAGGTTCTGATGGCAACGGTCAAGGGCGATGTGCATGACATCGGCAAGAATATCGTCGGCGTCGTTCTGGCCTGCAACAACTACGAGGTGATCGACCTTGGCGTGATGGTGCCGCCCCAGAAAATCCTGGAAGTCGCCCGGGCCGAGAAGGTCGATGTGATAGGTCTGTCGGGTCTGATCACGCCATCACTGGATGAAATGGTCCATCTGGCCAACGAGATGGAGCGCGAGGGCTTCGAGATCCCGCTGCTGATTGGCGGCGCCACGACCTCGAAGATCCACACTGCCGTCAAGATCGCGCCGCGCTATTCCAAGGGACCGGCGGTCTATGTCACCGACGCCAGCCGTGCGGTCGGCGTTGTCTCTGCCCTGCTCAGCCCGGCGCAGCAGCAAAGCTATGTCGCCGGCATCCGCGATGACTATGCGCAGGTCGCCGAAAGGCACGAACGGTCAGAGGCCGCCAAGACCCGCCTCTCGCTTCAGGCAGCACGCGACAACGCGCTGAAGCTGGACTGGACCGGTTTCGAAGCCAGAACCCCCGGCTTTACCGGAACCCATGTCGTGGACGATTGGGATCTGGCCGAGATCGCGCGCTATATCGACTGGACCCCGTTCTTCCAGACATGGGAGCTGAAGGGCGTCTATCCGCGCATCCTTGAGGATGAAAAGCAGGGCGAAGCGGCGCGCAGCCTGTATCACGATGCCCAGCAGATGCTGGCGCGCATCATCGCCGAAAAATGGTTCCAACCGCGCGCGGTGGTCGGATTCTGGCCAGCCAATTCGGCGGGCGATGACATCCGCCTGTTCACCGGCGAGGACCGCCAGCAGGAACTGGCCACGCTGCACACCCTGCGCCAACAGGTCAGCAAGCGCGGCGGACGCCCCAATGTGGCCCTGTCCGATTTCGTCGCGCCCGAAGGTCATCGCGACTATGTCGGCGGCTTCGTCGTGACCTCGGGGCCGGAAGAACAGGAGATTGCCGCCCGCTATGAACGCGCCAATGACGATTACGGCGCGATCATGGTCAAGGCGCTGTCCGACCGCATTGCCGAAGCCATGGCGGAAATGCTGCATGAACGGGTGCGCAAGGAATACTGGGGCTATGGCGCGGATGAAACCTATGCCCCGGATGAATTGATCAAGGAACCCTATGCCGGTATCCGCCCCGCGCCCGGCTATCCGGCACAGCCCGATCATACCGAGAAGCTGACCCTGTTCCGCCTGCTGGAGGCCGAGAAACACACCGGCGTCGAACTGACCGAAAGCATGGCGATGTGGCCGGGAAGTTCGGTCTCGGGGCTCTATATCGGCCATCCCGAGTCCTATTACTTCGGTGTTGCCAAGATCGAGGAAGATCAGGCCCGCGACTATGCTGCACGCAAGGGCATGGATCTGGCCGAGGTCGAACGCTGGCTGGCACCCGTGCTCAACTATGTGCGCAAGGAAAATGCCGCCTGA
- a CDS encoding mannose-1-phosphate guanylyltransferase/mannose-6-phosphate isomerase, with protein MGMITPVLMAGGSGTRLWPVSRKSFPKQFAPLIGEETLFQASARRLSGAFYGEPMVMTNADFRFIVAEQLEQIGISPEAIVIEPAGRNTAPAILAAALMVAAQDPDRLLLVAPSDHVIPDAEAFTRAVEQGIEPAKEGRIVTFGITPDRPETGYGYLELAGQGEGPQPLTRFVEKPEAARAAQMLEAGNFLWNAGIFLFSARTMIEAFRQHAPAFVEPVQAAIDGAKTDIGFLRLAAKPWDGLGDESIDYAVMEKADNLTVVRFSDRWSDLGGWDAIWRETLERSPSEDGVALTGHATAIDCHDVLLRSDSDDLEVVGIGLKDVMVVATSDAVLVADKDRAQDVKQAVTALRKKNRKQAVAFPRDHRPWGWFETLALADRFQVKRIVVKPGAALSLQSHVHRSEHWIVVSGTAKVTVDETVTLVTENQSIYVPLGAVHRMENPGKVPMVLIEVQTGSYLGEDDIIRYEDVYARDSDD; from the coding sequence ATGGGTATGATTACACCAGTGTTGATGGCAGGCGGGTCGGGAACGCGTCTTTGGCCCGTGTCGCGCAAAAGCTTTCCCAAGCAATTCGCGCCGCTCATCGGTGAGGAAACGCTGTTCCAGGCATCCGCTCGCCGTCTGTCCGGGGCCTTCTATGGCGAGCCGATGGTGATGACGAATGCGGATTTCCGCTTCATTGTCGCCGAACAGCTGGAGCAGATCGGCATTTCGCCCGAGGCGATCGTGATCGAGCCGGCAGGACGCAATACCGCGCCCGCCATTCTGGCCGCCGCCTTGATGGTCGCGGCACAGGATCCCGACCGGCTGCTGCTGGTTGCGCCCTCTGACCATGTGATTCCCGATGCCGAGGCATTTACCCGCGCCGTCGAACAGGGGATCGAACCGGCGAAAGAGGGGCGCATCGTGACCTTTGGCATCACGCCGGATCGTCCCGAAACGGGGTATGGCTATCTGGAGCTTGCCGGGCAGGGTGAGGGGCCGCAGCCCCTGACGCGCTTTGTCGAAAAGCCCGAAGCCGCGCGCGCGGCGCAAATGCTGGAAGCCGGGAATTTCCTGTGGAACGCAGGTATCTTCCTGTTCAGTGCCCGCACCATGATCGAAGCTTTCCGCCAGCATGCCCCCGCCTTTGTCGAACCGGTTCAGGCGGCGATCGACGGGGCCAAGACGGATATCGGTTTCCTGCGCCTTGCAGCCAAACCCTGGGACGGGCTGGGGGATGAATCCATCGATTATGCGGTGATGGAAAAGGCCGATAACCTGACCGTGGTCCGCTTTTCGGACCGCTGGTCCGATCTGGGCGGTTGGGATGCCATCTGGCGGGAAACACTGGAGCGCAGCCCCTCCGAGGATGGCGTGGCGCTGACCGGGCATGCGACGGCGATCGATTGTCATGACGTGCTGCTGCGTTCGGACAGCGATGACCTGGAAGTCGTCGGCATTGGCCTGAAAGACGTGATGGTCGTGGCAACCAGCGATGCGGTTCTGGTGGCTGACAAGGACCGCGCGCAGGACGTGAAACAGGCGGTGACCGCGCTGCGCAAGAAGAACCGCAAGCAGGCGGTGGCGTTTCCGCGCGATCACCGGCCCTGGGGCTGGTTCGAAACACTGGCGCTGGCCGACCGCTTTCAGGTCAAGCGCATTGTTGTCAAACCGGGGGCGGCTCTCTCGCTGCAAAGCCATGTTCACCGGTCGGAACATTGGATCGTCGTTTCAGGCACAGCCAAGGTGACCGTGGATGAAACCGTGACCCTGGTGACCGAAAACCAGTCGATCTACGTGCCCCTGGGCGCGGTGCACCGGATGGAGAACCCGGGCAAGGTTCCGATGGTCCTGATCGAGGTGCAGACCGGCTCTTATCTGGGGGAAGACGACATCATTCGTTACGAAGATGTCTATGCGCGCGACAGCGACGACTAG
- the guaD gene encoding guanine deaminase — MQHLIRGRVLDFHADPADSDDNHRYLPDGAILTEGGKIVAVDDYANLARPDLPETDHRPWLILPGFIDPHIHFPQVQVIASWGAQLLDWLHTYTFPEEARFADSDHATRMAGFFLDQLIAHGTTSAAAFCSVHATSAEALFTAAEARDMAMIAGKVMMDRNALPAVQDTPQQGYDDSKRLLEKWHGRGRQRYAITPRFAITSSPEQMEATGALAREYPQCHVQTHMSENLEEIDFTLSLYPQARDYLDVYESHGLLSERLLLGHCIHLREREIMRLAESGSRAVFCPTSNLFLGSGLFDRDGLRKAGVTTAVATDVGGGSSYSMLQTLNEGYKILQLRGQMLHPLQAFHWATRGNALALGMQDSIGTLAPGSAADLVVLDARATPAMAMRMERAETLSEELFILQIMGDDRSVAQTYVSGRPMKAGRSPASG; from the coding sequence ATGCAACATCTGATCCGAGGACGTGTTCTCGATTTTCACGCGGATCCGGCCGACAGTGATGACAATCACCGCTATCTGCCCGACGGTGCCATTCTGACCGAAGGTGGCAAGATCGTCGCGGTGGATGATTACGCCAATCTGGCCCGCCCCGATCTGCCCGAGACCGACCACCGGCCCTGGCTGATCCTGCCGGGCTTCATCGACCCGCATATCCATTTCCCTCAGGTGCAGGTGATCGCCAGCTGGGGCGCGCAATTGCTGGACTGGCTGCACACCTATACCTTCCCCGAGGAGGCACGCTTTGCCGACAGCGATCACGCCACGCGCATGGCAGGCTTTTTCCTCGATCAGCTGATCGCCCATGGCACCACTTCGGCCGCAGCCTTCTGTTCGGTTCATGCCACCAGCGCCGAAGCTTTGTTCACTGCTGCCGAGGCTCGTGACATGGCGATGATCGCAGGCAAGGTTATGATGGACCGCAATGCGCTGCCCGCCGTTCAGGATACGCCGCAACAGGGCTATGACGACAGCAAGCGTCTGCTGGAAAAATGGCATGGCCGGGGGCGGCAGCGCTATGCCATCACGCCGCGCTTCGCGATCACCTCCAGCCCCGAACAGATGGAGGCCACGGGAGCGCTGGCCCGCGAATATCCGCAATGTCATGTCCAGACCCATATGAGCGAAAACCTGGAGGAAATCGACTTCACCCTCAGCCTCTATCCCCAAGCGCGGGATTATCTGGATGTCTATGAAAGCCACGGCCTTCTTTCGGAGCGACTGCTGTTGGGTCATTGCATTCACCTGCGCGAACGCGAAATCATGCGCCTGGCCGAAAGTGGCAGTCGCGCGGTGTTCTGCCCGACATCAAACCTGTTCCTGGGGTCGGGACTGTTCGATCGCGACGGGCTGCGCAAGGCGGGGGTCACCACGGCCGTCGCCACGGATGTGGGCGGGGGAAGCAGCTATTCCATGCTGCAAACCCTGAACGAAGGCTACAAGATCCTTCAGTTGCGTGGCCAAATGCTGCACCCTCTTCAGGCCTTCCACTGGGCCACGCGGGGGAACGCGTTGGCGCTGGGAATGCAGGACAGCATCGGCACGCTGGCGCCGGGTTCGGCTGCTGATCTTGTTGTGCTGGATGCCCGTGCGACCCCGGCCATGGCGATGCGGATGGAGCGTGCCGAGACCCTGTCCGAAGAACTGTTCATCCTGCAGATCATGGGGGACGACCGATCCGTCGCCCAGACCTATGTTTCCGGCCGCCCCATGAAGGCGGGTCGATCTCCGGCTTCAGGGTGA